One Orrella dioscoreae genomic window carries:
- a CDS encoding SMP-30/gluconolactonase/LRE family protein — translation MDSTDLTQPGRRRLMGAALAAAPVGMVQAQAFSFTPNQRYPDPAVRILDPEFAKYRIYSSSVEQLATGFRWAEGPVWVGDGRYLLFSDIPNDRIIRWDETTGEASVFRHPANFSNGLARDRQGRLLVCEHLTRRVTRTEYDGSITVLADRYEGKRFNSPNDIVCRSDGSIWFTDPPFGIGGHWEGEKATPELPHGLYRIAPDGKQVTRLLDDLAGINGLCFSPDEKVLYVVEGRRQPSRGIWAYDVGADGTLSNKRLHIDANGPGAIDGIKCDEAGNLWCGWGSSGAPEAKPEELDGVMVFNPAGKPIGHIRLPERCANLCFGGAKRNRLFMASSHSLYALYVETRGAV, via the coding sequence ATGGACAGCACCGATCTGACGCAACCCGGCCGGCGCCGGCTGATGGGGGCGGCCCTGGCCGCCGCACCCGTGGGCATGGTTCAGGCGCAGGCGTTTTCCTTCACGCCCAACCAGCGCTATCCCGACCCGGCGGTGCGCATCCTGGACCCTGAGTTCGCCAAGTACCGCATCTACAGCAGCAGCGTGGAGCAGCTGGCCACGGGCTTTCGCTGGGCCGAAGGGCCGGTGTGGGTGGGCGATGGCCGCTACCTGCTGTTCTCGGACATTCCCAACGACCGCATCATCCGTTGGGACGAGACGACGGGCGAGGCCAGCGTCTTCCGTCATCCGGCCAATTTCAGCAACGGCCTGGCGCGTGACAGGCAAGGCCGCCTGCTGGTGTGCGAGCACCTGACGCGCCGCGTGACCCGCACGGAATACGACGGCAGCATCACCGTGCTGGCCGACCGTTATGAAGGCAAGCGTTTCAACTCACCCAACGACATCGTGTGCCGCAGCGATGGCTCCATCTGGTTCACGGATCCGCCCTTCGGCATCGGCGGGCACTGGGAAGGCGAGAAGGCCACGCCCGAACTGCCGCACGGGCTCTATCGCATCGCCCCCGACGGCAAGCAGGTCACGCGCCTGCTGGACGATTTGGCCGGCATCAACGGCCTGTGCTTCTCGCCGGACGAGAAGGTGCTGTACGTGGTGGAAGGACGGCGCCAGCCGTCGCGCGGCATCTGGGCCTATGACGTGGGCGCCGACGGCACGCTCTCGAACAAACGCCTGCACATCGACGCCAACGGCCCCGGCGCCATCGACGGCATCAAGTGCGACGAGGCGGGCAACCTGTGGTGCGGCTGGGGCAGCAGCGGCGCGCCCGAGGCCAAGCCCGAGGAGCTGGACGGCGTGATGGTCTTCAATCCCGCGGGCAAGCCCATCGGCCACATCCGCCTGCCCGAGCGCTGCGCCAACCTGTGCTTCGGCGGCGCGAAGCGCAACCGGCTGTTCATGGCGAGCAGCCATTCGCTGTATGCCTTGTACGTGGAGACGCGCGGGGCGGTCTGA
- the garD gene encoding galactarate dehydratase, which yields MSVVVGQAPLLIKVHPLDNVAIVANDGGLPAGTTLPGGLALVEAVPQGHKVALVDFAPGDAVMRYNVVVGYAAQALPRGSWVNERVTTMPTAPELDDKLPIATRKGEALPPLEGYTFEGYRNADGTVGTRNILAISTTVQCVQGVVEHAVRRIREEMLPRYPNVDDVVGIEHTYGCGVAIDAPGAAVPIRTLHNISRNPNFGGTTMVVSLGCEKLQPDRLLAPRAIPIRAGEGMPGADAVETIVLQDEANVGFQSMIDSIMQTAERHLQKLNARKRETCPISDLVVGVQCGGSDAFSGVTANPALGFAVDLLVRGGAAVMFSENTEVRDGIDQLTARAATPEVAEALVREMAWYDAYLERGRADRSANTTPGNKKGGLSNIVEKAMGSIVKSGTTPITGVLSPGDRLAQKGLIFAATPASDFICGTLQLAAGMTLHVFTTGRGTPYGLAQVPVVKVATRSDLARRWHDLMDVNAGRIATGEATIEDVGWELFHLMLDVASGRKQTCAEKLKLHNALALFNPGPVT from the coding sequence ATGTCGGTCGTAGTCGGGCAAGCCCCTTTGCTCATCAAGGTCCATCCTCTGGACAACGTTGCCATCGTCGCCAACGACGGAGGCCTGCCCGCGGGCACCACGCTGCCTGGCGGCCTCGCGCTCGTCGAGGCCGTGCCGCAGGGCCACAAGGTCGCGCTGGTCGACTTCGCGCCCGGCGACGCGGTCATGCGCTACAACGTGGTGGTGGGCTATGCCGCGCAGGCCCTGCCGCGCGGCAGCTGGGTGAACGAGCGCGTCACCACCATGCCCACTGCGCCCGAACTGGATGACAAGCTGCCCATCGCCACGCGCAAGGGGGAAGCGCTGCCGCCGCTGGAAGGCTATACCTTCGAGGGCTACCGCAACGCCGACGGCACCGTCGGCACGCGCAACATCCTGGCCATCAGCACCACCGTGCAATGCGTGCAGGGCGTGGTCGAGCACGCGGTGCGCCGCATCCGCGAGGAAATGCTGCCGCGCTATCCGAACGTGGACGACGTGGTCGGCATCGAGCACACCTACGGCTGTGGCGTGGCCATCGACGCACCCGGCGCGGCCGTGCCCATCCGCACGCTGCACAACATCAGCCGCAATCCGAACTTCGGCGGCACCACCATGGTGGTGAGCCTGGGCTGTGAGAAGCTGCAGCCCGATCGCCTGCTGGCGCCGCGCGCCATTCCCATCCGCGCCGGCGAAGGCATGCCGGGCGCCGATGCGGTCGAGACCATCGTGCTGCAGGACGAGGCCAACGTCGGCTTCCAGTCGATGATCGATTCCATCATGCAGACGGCCGAGCGCCACCTGCAGAAGCTGAATGCGCGCAAGCGCGAAACCTGCCCCATCTCCGACCTGGTGGTGGGCGTGCAGTGCGGCGGCAGCGACGCCTTCTCGGGCGTGACCGCCAACCCGGCGCTGGGTTTCGCGGTGGACCTGCTGGTGCGCGGCGGCGCGGCCGTGATGTTCTCGGAGAACACCGAGGTGCGTGATGGCATCGACCAGCTCACCGCACGCGCAGCCACCCCCGAGGTGGCCGAGGCGCTGGTGCGCGAGATGGCCTGGTACGACGCCTACCTGGAACGCGGCCGCGCGGACCGCAGCGCCAACACCACGCCCGGCAACAAGAAGGGCGGGCTGTCGAACATCGTCGAGAAGGCGATGGGCTCCATCGTGAAGTCGGGCACCACGCCCATCACCGGCGTGCTGTCACCCGGAGACCGGCTGGCGCAGAAGGGCCTGATCTTCGCCGCGACGCCCGCCAGCGACTTCATCTGCGGCACCCTGCAACTGGCCGCGGGCATGACGCTGCATGTGTTCACCACCGGCCGCGGCACACCCTATGGCCTGGCGCAGGTGCCGGTCGTGAAGGTGGCCACGCGCTCGGACCTGGCGCGCCGCTGGCATGACCTGATGGACGTGAACGCCGGGCGTATCGCCACCGGCGAGGCCACCATCGAGGATGTGGGTTGGGAGCTTTTTCACCTGATGCTGGACGTGGCCAGCGGCCGCAAGCAGACCTGTGCCGAGAAGCTGAAGCTGCACAATGCGCTGGCGCTTTTCAACCCGGGACCGGTGACCTGA
- the kdgD gene encoding 5-dehydro-4-deoxyglucarate dehydratase encodes MTTPQELKAIVSEGLLSFPITDFDKNGDFNAKTYAARLEWLAPYGATALFAAGGTGEFFSLAPQEYSDVVRTAVQHSKGVPILAGAGGPTRTAIAYAQEAERQGAKGVLLMPHYLTEAAQDGIAAHVEQVCKAVPNMGIIVYNRAQSRLNADSLVRLADKCPNLVGFKDGIGEIEAMVSIRRKLGDRFSYLGGLPTAEVYAAAYRALGVPVYSSAVFNFIPKTAMAFYRAIAAGDSETTNRLIDDFFLPYLDIRNRKAGYAVSIVKAGAKLVGHDAGPVRAPLTDLTEEEVAMLDVLIRKLGPQ; translated from the coding sequence ATGACCACTCCTCAGGAACTCAAGGCAATCGTTTCGGAAGGCCTGCTCTCCTTCCCGATTACCGACTTCGACAAGAACGGCGACTTCAACGCCAAGACCTATGCCGCCCGCCTGGAATGGCTGGCCCCCTACGGTGCCACCGCGCTGTTCGCCGCCGGCGGCACGGGTGAGTTCTTCTCGCTGGCTCCCCAGGAATACTCCGACGTCGTGCGCACCGCCGTCCAGCACTCCAAGGGCGTGCCCATCCTCGCCGGCGCAGGCGGCCCCACCCGCACCGCCATCGCCTACGCCCAGGAAGCCGAGCGCCAGGGCGCCAAGGGCGTGCTGCTCATGCCCCACTACCTGACCGAAGCCGCCCAGGATGGCATCGCCGCACACGTCGAACAGGTCTGCAAGGCCGTGCCCAACATGGGCATCATCGTCTACAACCGCGCCCAGTCCCGCCTGAACGCCGACAGCCTCGTGCGCCTGGCCGACAAGTGCCCCAACCTCGTCGGCTTCAAGGATGGCATCGGCGAGATCGAAGCCATGGTCAGCATCCGCCGCAAGCTTGGCGACCGCTTCTCCTACCTCGGCGGCCTGCCCACCGCCGAAGTCTACGCCGCCGCCTACCGCGCACTCGGCGTGCCCGTCTACTCCTCGGCCGTCTTCAACTTCATCCCCAAGACCGCCATGGCGTTCTACCGCGCCATCGCCGCCGGTGACAGCGAGACCACCAACCGCCTCATCGACGACTTCTTCCTGCCCTACCTCGACATCCGCAACCGCAAGGCCGGCTACGCCGTGTCGATCGTCAAGGCGGGCGCCAAGCTCGTCGGCCATGATGCCGGCCCCGTCCGCGCGCCCCTGACCGACCTCACCGAAGAGGAAGTCGCCATGCTCGACGTCCTCATCCGCAAGCTCGGTCCGCAGTAA
- a CDS encoding aldehyde dehydrogenase (NADP(+)): MSLTGNMLIGAQTVRGEGRPLHAINPATGEKLEPGFPAGTAADVNRAAELAQAAFDVYRNVPLETRAQFLETIAQNILDLGDALPERAHLETGLPLARLQGERGRTVGQLRLFARVIRDGYFLDATIDPALPERQPLPRADLRLANVPMGPVVVFGASNFPLAFSVAGGDTASALAAGCPVIVKAHNAHPGTSELVGRAIQAAVAKHGLPEGTFSLMFGSGNEIGTALVAHPAIQAVGFTGSRRGGLALLATANARDVPIPVYAEMSSINPVFLLPAALEARGDAIARGFVDSLTMGVGQFCTNPGLVIGIEGPALDRFRDAAAKAVADKGAATMLTPGIFSAYEEGSQALAKHGDVKEIGRGAASNPACNAAGPVVFSAQADRFLASRELEAEVFGPASLVVACKDLAQVKAVAEHLEGQLTATLFVDDADIAQARELLPVLERKAGRILANGYPTGVEVSHAMVHGGPFPATSNGATTSVGATAIRRFLRPVCYQDLPDALLPEGLKRENPLGLPRLVDGTLQAGK, translated from the coding sequence ATGTCTTTGACCGGCAACATGCTCATCGGCGCGCAAACCGTGCGCGGTGAAGGCCGCCCCCTGCATGCCATCAACCCCGCCACCGGCGAGAAGCTGGAGCCGGGCTTTCCCGCCGGCACCGCCGCCGACGTGAACCGCGCCGCCGAGCTGGCCCAGGCCGCCTTCGACGTCTATCGCAACGTGCCGCTGGAGACCCGCGCGCAGTTCCTGGAAACCATCGCCCAGAACATCCTGGACCTGGGTGATGCGCTGCCCGAACGCGCCCACCTGGAAACCGGCCTGCCGCTGGCCCGCCTGCAGGGCGAGCGCGGCCGCACCGTCGGCCAGCTGCGCCTGTTCGCGCGCGTGATCCGCGACGGCTACTTCCTGGACGCCACCATCGACCCCGCCCTGCCCGAGCGCCAGCCGCTGCCGCGCGCCGACCTGCGCCTGGCCAACGTGCCGATGGGTCCGGTCGTCGTCTTCGGCGCCAGCAACTTCCCGCTGGCCTTCTCCGTCGCCGGCGGCGACACCGCCTCGGCCCTGGCCGCCGGCTGCCCCGTCATCGTGAAGGCGCACAACGCCCACCCCGGCACCTCGGAACTGGTGGGCCGCGCCATCCAGGCCGCCGTCGCCAAGCACGGCCTGCCCGAAGGCACGTTCTCGCTGATGTTCGGCTCGGGCAACGAGATCGGCACCGCCCTGGTCGCCCATCCCGCCATCCAGGCCGTGGGCTTCACCGGCTCGCGCCGTGGCGGCCTGGCCCTGCTGGCCACCGCCAATGCCCGCGACGTGCCGATCCCCGTCTACGCCGAGATGTCCAGCATCAACCCCGTGTTCCTGCTGCCCGCCGCGCTGGAAGCGCGTGGCGACGCCATCGCACGCGGCTTCGTCGACTCGCTGACGATGGGCGTGGGCCAGTTCTGCACCAACCCCGGCCTGGTCATCGGCATCGAAGGTCCGGCGCTGGACCGTTTCCGCGACGCCGCCGCCAAGGCCGTCGCCGACAAGGGCGCCGCCACCATGCTGACCCCGGGCATCTTCAGCGCCTATGAAGAAGGCTCGCAAGCCCTGGCCAAGCACGGCGACGTGAAGGAAATCGGCCGCGGCGCTGCCTCCAACCCCGCCTGCAACGCCGCCGGCCCGGTCGTGTTCTCGGCCCAGGCCGACCGCTTCCTGGCCTCGCGCGAACTGGAAGCCGAAGTCTTCGGCCCCGCCTCGCTGGTCGTCGCGTGCAAGGACCTCGCGCAGGTCAAGGCCGTCGCCGAGCACCTGGAAGGCCAGCTGACCGCGACGCTCTTCGTGGACGACGCCGACATCGCCCAGGCCCGCGAGCTGCTGCCCGTGCTGGAACGCAAGGCCGGCCGCATCCTGGCCAATGGCTACCCCACCGGCGTGGAAGTCAGCCACGCCATGGTGCACGGCGGCCCCTTCCCCGCCACGTCCAACGGCGCCACGACCTCGGTCGGCGCCACGGCCATCCGCCGCTTCCTGCGCCCGGTCTGCTACCAGGACCTGCCCGACGCGCTGCTGCCCGAAGGCCTGAAGCGCGAAAACCCGCTGGGCCTGCCGCGATTGGTGGACGGCACGCTGCAAGCCGGCAAGTAA